From the Mycobacterium sp. DL592 genome, the window GGCCAGCAGGTTGGCGGTGACGGCCCAGCTGACGTGAACCGTGGAGGCGTTGAGCTGGCGGGCGATCACACCCAGGATCGGCACCACCCCGGTCTGCAGGACCGCGACGGTCAACGCAACCACACTCAGCGTCGCCACAAGGACCGCCGGCCGAGGGTGACCGGAGCCCAGATCAGACACTCGTGGTGTTCCCTTCTCCTCGCCCCGACCCCTTGATTATGTCGACTAAGCATCCGGGCGCGGACACCGGAGTGCCTTGTGCGAGGATGCGCGGATGGGGAACGGCCCGGCGCATTTCACGGCGGAAGCAGACGGCACCTTCCAGCCGACCAAGTGGGCGCAGAGCCGCTGGGGCGAGGACATGCTCAACGGCCCCGCGGTCGTGGCTTTGGCTGCCTGGAGTCTCGAGCGTGACTACGGGGCGCAGGGGTTCCTTCCAGGCCGGCTCACCGTCGACCTGTTCAAAGCGGCCCGCAAACGGCCAACCCATGTGCGCACCCGCCTGATTCGCGACGGCCACCGGATCCGCAACTCCGAATGCGATGTGGTCCAGGGTGAGATCGTCGTGGCGCGTGCGACGTTGGTGCAGTACCGCACGTCCGAGCCGCCGCCTGGCGAGGAGTGGATTGGGGATGCCTCGTTCACCCCGCCGCTGCAGACCCACGAGAACGCCTACCTCATCGGCAGCGACGGCGCCGGCTGGGACACCCGCGGCGGGGCACACCAGAACACCACCCGAAAGCGCTTCTACCACAAGCCGATCGATGCGGTCGCCGGCCAGGTTCTAACCCCGTTCGTGCGTGCGGTGATCGTCGCCGAGGCCACCAGCCTGGTCTGTAAT encodes:
- a CDS encoding acyl-CoA thioesterase domain-containing protein codes for the protein MGNGPAHFTAEADGTFQPTKWAQSRWGEDMLNGPAVVALAAWSLERDYGAQGFLPGRLTVDLFKAARKRPTHVRTRLIRDGHRIRNSECDVVQGEIVVARATLVQYRTSEPPPGEEWIGDASFTPPLQTHENAYLIGSDGAGWDTRGGAHQNTTRKRFYHKPIDAVAGQVLTPFVRAVIVAEATSLVCNLGTKGIGYINGDLTVALTRLPHSDYVGLQAESHWAADGVSVGTATLHDGDGPFGTGMVTAIANPAAQLDFGGFNAVPNLQV